A single Tachypleus tridentatus isolate NWPU-2018 chromosome 9, ASM421037v1, whole genome shotgun sequence DNA region contains:
- the LSm3 gene encoding U6 snRNA-associated Sm-like protein LSm3 isoform X3: MADDPEVTAGNAVEEPLDLVRLSLDERIYVKMRNDRELRGRLHAYDQHLNIILGDVEETVTTVEIDDETYEEVYKTTKRNIPMLFVRGDGVILVSPPVRGGI, from the exons ACAGCAGGTAATGCAGTTGAAGAGCCCCTCGATCTTGTACGTCTTAGTCTTGATGAAAGAATCTACGTCAAAATGAGGAATGACAGAGAGCTACGAGGAAGACTTCAT gCTTATGATCAACATCTGAATATTATTCTTGGTGATGTTGAAGAAACAGTGACAACAGTTGAGATTGATGATGAAACCTATGAAGAAGTTTACAAA ACAACAAAGAGAAATATTCCAATGTTATTTGTACGAGGAGATGGCGTGATTCTGGTATCGCCACCTGTGAGAGGAGGAATTTAA